The Halobacterium litoreum genome includes a region encoding these proteins:
- a CDS encoding DUF6789 family protein yields the protein MDPVESSLAAGAVATVAFAAALFAAGELLGGGGLFVFATLSALCELGGPQYCAPDSATSVALTLAAFALLFAVAWPLFFAAVTWGLPGQSGIAHGVAFAVVLWTGYAVTAAYGIGFGGETLAGDAPLLAATFVAYVVYGVVLGGGYDFLAHHRTLDV from the coding sequence ATGGACCCAGTCGAGAGCAGTCTCGCCGCCGGCGCCGTCGCCACCGTCGCGTTCGCCGCCGCGCTGTTCGCCGCGGGCGAACTGCTGGGCGGCGGCGGCCTGTTCGTGTTCGCCACGCTGTCCGCGCTCTGCGAACTCGGCGGCCCGCAGTACTGCGCGCCCGACTCCGCCACCTCGGTTGCGCTCACGCTCGCCGCCTTCGCGCTCCTGTTCGCCGTGGCGTGGCCGCTGTTCTTCGCCGCCGTGACGTGGGGTCTCCCCGGCCAGTCCGGAATCGCTCACGGCGTCGCGTTCGCAGTCGTCCTCTGGACCGGGTACGCCGTCACCGCCGCCTACGGCATCGGCTTCGGCGGCGAGACGCTCGCCGGCGACGCGCCCCTGCTCGCCGCGACGTTCGTCGCGTACGTCGTGTACGGCGTCGTGCTCGGCGGCGGCTACGACTTCCTCGCCCACCACCGGACGCTCGACGTCTGA